The Melanotaenia boesemani isolate fMelBoe1 chromosome 8, fMelBoe1.pri, whole genome shotgun sequence DNA window TGTGTGAGTATATTCACCTGCTTTTAGGAAGGCCAGATCTGTGAACACACCAGTGCCCATCGAGTGTAAAATGGGGCCTTGGTCATCTTGGACACAATGTAACTCCTGTACAGACAAAGCGGTAATTTTTTAACCAAACTACACAAATAGCTAAGATATTAATTGACATTCTAATcacaagttttgttttaaagatggtTTCAAAATCACAATGCAACAGTTTTTGGACAGTATCTGAAATCAGGACTTTGAAAGAGAGCAATGAATTAGCAATCTGGAGGATCGATAAAGGCAAGCCTTGTTTGCACTTTGTTTCTGCATGCTCCTGGAAGCTTTCTCTTAAATACACATTTCAGGACCTTTTACATAGTCACACATTACACAACTTCTCTTGGAATTGGCTGATTTTAACTCTCaggttttagtttaatttactgCCATCTTGAGTCATTAAAGACAGAAATGTTCTCTTTATGGATTAAATTTTTAAGCAAATTTCTTTTGAAGATTTTTGACGATTTAActcaacaaagcagaaaaaatattaatctgtgcttttttttaaagcagttttttaATGGTAGACATTTCTGTTTTACGACTTAAGAGGGTAgtagattttaaaatttatacTACACAGAAACTAATAATTATTCAAAATCAATATTTTGGCCAATATTTGATCTATCCAagacagattaaaaaataaaataaaacaaaaaatttactGGCCAcacaaaatttgttttatagtaaataacttttttttttttttttttatatataaaatgaaaaactataaaaaactaaaacaaacaacagacaaGTAATCAagctggcatttaaagggttaaaatcctcAAGATATTTGgatgtttggtagttttgatcAGGTCTCAAGTTGTTTATGAGATTCAtgcagaaaaatgcagaaacaaaattaatttgtttgtatAGAAGTTTTTGGGAAGTGGATAAGTAGTGTTTAATGACTCTTGTGGgtagaaaaaaatttaacagtGTGAgttattagaaaaataaaataaaaagttgaattTCAAAGTTTGTCGAGAGGGAGACTAAACATTATGCCATATGCACTAACACAGCCAAAATGTTGATCAGATGACATGGAGAAATGGGCCCAAATGGTCACAGCTGTCCGTAGTGTCCGTAGTGATGTATGAGGGTGTTGGATGATTTCACCACTTTGAGCTTTAGCAGTTATATTTTAATACGTGTCCAATCTTTACTcaggttttatatgtttcattGTGTATTTAGCTGTTACATGAGAACATGAATGATGAAAGGGATTTAACacattttgaaatgtctttttagTTTCGTTACCGACTCTTAGAGAAACCCTCACAGTTTGGTGGGTCGCAGTGTGTCCACACATTGTGGGACAGTCTGGTCTGCCCAAGAGCAACCACACAGTGTATGGTGCCTGATTATTGTGGCGAGAGCTTCACCTGTGCAAATTCAGGCAAGTTCTACCCATGtccactcagataacacatttgATCAAGTAAAGCATCATTTATTTGTTAGCATGCACAAATATACTCGACATGTAGTAAACAAATCTCCATTTGTCCTTCCAGGGCGCTGCATCAGCCAGTCCCTTAAATGTAATGGAGAAAATGACTGTGGTGATTTTTCTGATGAAGATGCATGTACAAGTTTTAACCGAAGACAGGACAAGTGTGCCACCCTCCTTACAATTCCTGGTGCTAAACGTGGCACACAAGGGTAAACGTTGCATAGCAATcactgttattatttattttataaactgtATTATATAGTTCATGAAACATGATTAACAGTCATGAACTATAACCCTGGAATTCAGGTTTAACATTTGAGGCATATTTAAGGACAAAATGTGaacattcagtttattttgtgcttttgatTCTCAATATCTGTTCAAGTTTAAAGGCCAATTGTATGAAACTTGATCAGAATAGttcttttatattattattactatgtTTAAAACTTCATGATCTCCtttactgaattttgtgttGGAGACAAACATTATCTGAAAACTCTTTACATCAGAACTGATTTGGTCCCTTTGAATCacattataaacacatttttgatACTTTATATTATTCATATATCATAATACTCTGCTTTTCTCATGGAAAAGGGTATTTTTTATGACAATAAGggcaaaaaacacacaaaaacaacaaaaaatttacattttaaatcttCAGTTGTCTTCAGTTGTTGAGAagatctgatgtaaaaaaagtggctctatatatatatatatatataaacatatatatatatatatatgtatatatatacatcacaTTTTTATGACACTTTTATGAGAGGTACCATTTTAGTACCCAAGGGTAAAAAGTGTAAGTTTTTCTTAATGGTTTCTCAAGGGTTAATTTGATGTTTCCAATTAGGAGATAACATTTTTTtgaaacacaattttaaaaccCCTGcaatcattatttttaaaacacaccTACACTAATATCACTCATATATCCAAGTGTTTGCCTTAAAAACACTTTGtcttcatatttttatattcagttGTAATACTAATTTAAAACTTTCTGCCTTTTTAAAGCTACAACATCCTAACTGGAGACTTTGCGAATCAAGTACTTGACCCGGAGTACTTTGGAGGAATGTGTGACTATGTCTATAATGGTGAATGGAGAAAATTCCAGTATGATGCATTCTGTGACAGCCTGCACTACAACGATGAAGTGAAAAATTACCGGAAGCCTTATAATTACCACAACTACCGTTTTGTGGTACCtacttattttttgttctgtctgATATATTAAGTAGTTAGTTTCAAAGAAAATATCcttttaacattaacatttgaACCCGTTTCAGGCTGAAGCTACAACAGAGGGCTCCCATGAATATTTTGAAGATATGGAAAGCATGCTGAAAGCCAGGAAAACTTTTTCATCTGTCAATGCTGGGGTCACTGTTGGGGTTTATTATGTGGAAGCTGGACTGAGCGGCAGCAGCGAATCAGAGTTTCTGAAGAATGTAACAAAGTATGAAAATAAGGTAAAATGTCGAGACCAACAAGAACagcagatttgtttgttttaaatgcatcataATTAAAGAAGGGTTAATTCATTTCACAACCCCAATTCCCCACAAAATTGGGTgctatataaaatgtaaataaaaaaaaaaaatgaaatgatttgcACATCACCTTAACCAATACTTTTTTAagaatagaacataaacaacatattagatgttagaactgagacattttaccatttcatagaAAGTATTAGCTCactttgaatctgatggaaacatcacatcttgaaaaagtagtttcagggtgatgtttagcattgtgtagcataacatctgtctgtaaacatctgggaagtgaggagaccagttgctggagttttaggagaggaatgttgtcccattttagtctgatgcaggattctagctgctctacagtcctggaccttcaTTGCTGGATTTTTGATTTCTTAAAgttccagatgttgtgtattggtgaaaggtctggactgcaggcagaccagttcagcagctggactcttctcctgtggagccatgctgttgtgatggatgcgggatgtggttcagcattgttttgctgaaatctgcaaggccttcgctgaaagagacgttgtctgtcTGCAAATAGAAGCGTTTTTATTAATTGTTCcgtctttcttttatttagttttttttttaactctcaaACTTCCCATGTAAAGGGCTAACaggtttttcagatttttttttttttttactgcactcTGGTCACAATCAGTCATAACACAGATGCAACTATTTCTTCCTCTTCCTATTCTTCTACCTCttttggagtttttcttttttctttttcattattgtggtgcattactgccatcAACTGGTCAGGAGTGTTGACCAGAACATTAGATAGGACGACTGAGGGGCTAATTGTGTGACATATCAAATGAGTCATACTGTGGATGCGGTAAATTAAGAAAATGAACGAGCTAATTCCACAAATTAATCCTTTaatattaacatgttaattttacAGCCCTAGtattaatggatttttttttgtgagacTGAGCTGCATAAAAACAGAGTCATAAATggcttttaatttctttctaaagATACAAGGTGCTTATCAGAAACTACAATATGTGTCTTGTTTATTTATAGTGTCCAAAAAACCTAAATGCCATCTGTCaaagataaaactgaatatCCATAGTTTTATATGTTCTACTGCAAGACAAAACATTCTAAACTACAAATGATGATGTATGTTCAAGACAGAGTATAAACCTGCTTATTACTCCTGAAAAGTAAATGTTTCACTTCTCCACTAAAATGTTAAtatcctcctttttcttttgctttttgcttGTTTCCAGGAGCTTGGGTTTGTCAGGCTTTGGTCCAAAGTGCAAACCGCCCACTTCAAGATGAGAAGTAGTGATCTGATGCTTCATGAcgatttttattttgcactcaTGGATCTTCCTGAGCAATATGACTTTGGGATGTACTCCAACTTCTTGAAAACGTTTGGGACCCACTATGTCACAGAGGGAGTCATGGGCGGAAACCTGgaatatgtgtttgttttaaacaaaacaacgaTGGCGACATCAAGTACTTTGAAACTTTCTATTTGTTAATGAAGTGAAAGAAGAAATGTAAAgtaacacttgttttttttcttctctaacTCTTTCAGATGTCGACTCTGAAAGGACTGAGCTGTGCATTGGTGCGTCTTTGGGTATAAGTTATCCAGTTACCAATGAAATAACAGTCGGAGGAAAGATAAAAGCAAAAGGATGTGGGGAGACATTTGAGTCCGTCAGAAGTAAGGAATCTGAATTTTTGATTTATTGGTTTTAATTTTGACTAATTCCTTGTAATATTTGAATACAAcctaaatgataaaaattaatTCTCCTATAGTGAAGTCTTTGAAATCACCTTCTTTTGGTAGGCAACTCTTCCAGTTCTTCTGTAGTTGAGGATGTTATCACGTCAGTGAAGGGGGGAGTCACAGAGACCAGTGCTGGCCTATTGGTCATCAGGGACACGGACACATACCGGAAATGGGGAGCATCTCTTAAATACCACCCTGCACTGattgattttgaggtaaatgtgggaaaaaagaagaaaacagtaaTTTCATGTGCTCTGACTTTAATGGATAATCAGCATAATTAAGAGAGGAATACAAAGAAGGTCACTTCTCAACCATGATCTGGCtagcttttctcttttctccttgACTTCTGTTTCTTTCCAAACATATGTCCCTAGCTCATGCCGATATATGAGCTTGTTCGCTTCAGCACAGCTGCTGGCCATGCAGGGGCGAGGGTGACCAACTTGGAGAGGGCCTTGGATGAGTATTTGCAGCAGTTTGACCCGTGTCGCTGCTCCCCCTGCAGGCACAACGGGATGCCTGTCCTTGCAGGCACCTCCTGTAAGTGCCTCTGTAAGTCAGGCTTTCAGGGAAAGGCCTGTGAGAGGACACTCAGAAGAGGTGAGTTTAATTTGTAGACATAATCTTCTTGCACGTGTTGTAAAACTTGCAAGAACAGCTCAGACAAATGTAAAATTAGCTAACTTTTTCGACATCCTGTACACATGTACCAACATTGACAACTAGTTATGTTTGCATCCAGCTGATAAATACAagtattaacttgccttttagCTCTAATTTGTGCATTACCAATTCATGAGAACACTTTaggcagtctttttttttcccctcagaacTCCCCCCAGCTACTTACAGCAGTGATCGTTAGGATATTAGTTAAAAATCCTCTATGGTTTCTTTCCTTTGAgcaatttttatcatttaagtaGTCATGCAATACATGgtaaacatcaacaaaaagGTTAAACATGCAGATTTTCTTAAGTATTT harbors:
- the c8a gene encoding complement component C8 alpha chain, with the translated sequence MGTFIHVFLSFCTLHLFVNFSTTVDASRTPWTNPNARKARSVNTPVPIECKMGPWSSWTQCNSCTDKAFRYRLLEKPSQFGGSQCVHTLWDSLVCPRATTQCMVPDYCGESFTCANSGRCISQSLKCNGENDCGDFSDEDACTSFNRRQDKCATLLTIPGAKRGTQGYNILTGDFANQVLDPEYFGGMCDYVYNGEWRKFQYDAFCDSLHYNDEVKNYRKPYNYHNYRFVAEATTEGSHEYFEDMESMLKARKTFSSVNAGVTVGVYYVEAGLSGSSESEFLKNVTKYENKELGFVRLWSKVQTAHFKMRSSDLMLHDDFYFALMDLPEQYDFGMYSNFLKTFGTHYVTEGVMGGNLEYVFVLNKTTMATSNVDSERTELCIGASLGISYPVTNEITVGGKIKAKGCGETFESVRSNSSSSSVVEDVITSVKGGVTETSAGLLVIRDTDTYRKWGASLKYHPALIDFELMPIYELVRFSTAAGHAGARVTNLERALDEYLQQFDPCRCSPCRHNGMPVLAGTSCKCLCKSGFQGKACERTLRRDAKTDGLWSCWGTWSSCTTGRKTRSRSCNNPAPDGGGAFCLGSSTQTRHC